Sequence from the Leptospira johnsonii genome:
AATATTGGGGATTAGTCCTTTTTTCCAGATATTCGGACGCGGAAGGTCCGCAACCTAAAGTGAGAACAAAACTAAGAGCGAGAGAAGAGAAAGAGCGAAACATCATAAATCTTAATGGTTCGGTTTGGAGCCTCTTTTATAAGAGAGACCCTTTAGATATTTTCCAGGATTTACGGATTTCCCTTTGTGGATTACCTCAAAATGTAGGTGGGGACCGAAACAATAACCTGTACATCCGGAGGTTGCGATCTTTTTGCCTCCGACTACATAGTCTCCTCGTTTTACATTCAGTCTGGAATTGTGAGCGTATAATGTTTTGAAATCGTCGTTATGTTCGATCACGATCGCGTTTCCGTAACCGCCCATCCATCCTGAGAATACTACCTTGCCGTTACGGGCAGCCATTACCGCTTCGTAGTTTGCTTTTAGATCCAATGCTTCATGGAATTTATGCTGGGGGAAAGTTCTCCACCCGTAATTGGAAGTGACTATATGAGAAGTAACTGGGACTACCCACTTAGGAGCAGGGTCTGGGATCACAGCGCCTGGAAGAAAAACCTTTTGGCCAGGACGAAGAATGTCCAGATCATCCAGTTTATTCTCTTCTAAAATTTCATCCAGGTTCACTTTGTAAAGAGAAGCTACCTTTGCTACGGTATCTCCCGCCTTAAATTTATATAATAGACCTTGCTTATTAGGGATCTGTAATATTTGTCCCGGGTACAGAGTATCTTCCAGATTGATACTGGAGGAACCTGCGATGGATTCCATAGAAACCTTGTAACGGGTAGCGATCTCAGAAAGTGTTTCGTTCCTTTTGACTTTGTAGGTAACGACTTTAAGTTGTTTCTTTTTATCCGAAGCGCTTTTGATCTCATTCGCCATCAAGATGGTGAGCTTTGCTTTTTCAGATTCTTCTAGGAATTTTTCGTCGCCTTTTTTGGCTTTTAAGTCTTCGGAATCGTTTTCAGTCACTTCCGTAGAAGCGGATTCCATAGAAGCGTTGGAAGGACTCATCCAGATCCCCAAAAATAGGACCATAAAGATGACGGATGCTACAAGAGGGATAACGCGGAATTTGCGTCTTCTGAAGTCCAAATTTCCGTGATATAGATTTCCTCTGAAATAAAAGGAATAATGGAAATGGAAAGCGCCCAGGTAGATCAGGGTGAAATTATCTGTCCGGAGGATTTCCTTTCCTGCGGTCAATTGCCTGGGCTTCTTGAAGATCATACTATGAGTATCGGTCGATCGGGCGGAGAACCACCCGAGTTTTTGATTCGAACAAATCTAAGAGGTGGGAAAAAGAACTCGGGGCCTGAGAGCTATTCTTCCTTACCGTTGTCCAAAGTTCGTGTGCCGCCAAAAGATTCTTCCACGATCTTTTTAACGTCTTTCTTCTGTCCGCCTGTCACGGTGATATTACCTTTCGCTACCACACCTTTTGCCAGGGAAAGAGCGGGAGCGATAATATCCCCTAAGAGACGTCCAGTTTCTTCCAAGCGGACTTCCGATTCCGCCTTAATGTTTCCGATCAAGGTTCCTGCTACGATCACTTCTCTTGCGGAAATGTTGGTGCGGACCTTACCGGTTTCTCCAATAAATAATGCGTCGTCGGTTTTAATTTCCCCTTCGAATTTTCCGTCGATACGTAGGGAACCAGCGATATAGAATTTGCCCTCAAAAATAGAACCTGGGCCGATTACGCTGTTATTATTATCCTTACCGATGGCCATCTGTTACTCCTGACTGCTGATTCATCTATTTGGTGGGCGGTTCCGAAATCGACAACTCTTTTTGCGTAGGAGAGCTCCGATTCCATTCGGTTGGAACTCCTCTCTACTCCAAAAGTTCCATTCTACCGGATTACGTCCTCATCGCCCTCGAAGAGATTCGGTTTTTTCTTCTTGGTGGTTCCTGGGTCTGTGGTATGGGTTGGAGTCGGATCCGGTTCGCTCATTCCTCTATGGTCTTCGCAGACTTCTTTCGGAACAGTGTCTTTGTCGAAAACTTCTTCTTCTGTTTGGTAACAATGGCTGCCAGGAAGTTTTCCGGAAATGGAACATATGGTCCTACGTACAATTTTTGCGTCTCCGAAATCGAACGATCTAGATTTTTCTTTGGCAAGTGCGTTTGCCATAAATCTTCCCCAGATGGGAGCGGCTACGACTGCGCCTGACATTCCTCTTCCGAGTGAAAGTGTTCCGGTATCATAACCCACCCAAACGACCGCTACAAGTTCCGGAGTGTAACCTGCGAACCAAGCATCTCTAAAATTATTTGTGGTCCCTGTTTTTCCTGCGGCGGGACGAGTGAGTCCGTAAGATCTGGCTCCTGTTCCTGTTCCTTTTTTGATCACGTCTTCCATCATGGAAGTGATCACATAACTTGTTTCGGGAGAGAGTAATCTTTTTCTTTCTTTGGATTCGAATTCTTTTCTGAAATCTTTGATCAGATTTCCTTGTTCGTCTTCTACATATAAAACGCTGAGAGGAAATACTTGTTTTCCACCGGAAGCAAATACCGCGTAAGATCTTGCGAGCTCATAAGGAGAAACTTCAAAACTTCCTAATGCGATTGAAAAGTCTCTCGGTAGATTTCTATTCTCTACTTGTAAAAGTTTTTCGAGTCTAGGCAGAAGATTATTCAGACCAGTATGTTCTAATAGTCGCACAGCCACACTGTTTCTAGAAAGTTCGAGAGCTTCTCTCAATCGAATAAATCCGGAATATTCTCCTGAATAATTACTCGGGTTCCATTCGTCTCCGTCTTCTAATACGTACTGGAGTGGAGAATCGTCGAACAGGGAAGCAGCCGTAACATTCTTCTTATCGTCCGGATGTTCATGATAATATTCCATTGCAGAAGCATATACTAATGGTTTGAATGCAGAACCTGGTTGTCTATATGCTTGGAATGCACGGATCTGTTGGTTATCGGAGCGGAATCCGGAACCTCCTACCATTGCGGTGATATAACCTGTGTCCGGGCGAATAGAGATTAACGCACCTTCGACAGGAAGTAGATGGTCTTCAGTAGCCTGGGTCGTATAATTCCAATCAATCGCTTCTGCCAGACCCTCTGTGCCTGAGATCAAATTCAGAACTGCTAAATCGTCTCTGAATTCTTCCTGCCATGCCCTGTTAAAAGTCCTATAAGAACGAGAGATCTT
This genomic interval carries:
- a CDS encoding peptidoglycan DD-metalloendopeptidase family protein, with product MIFKKPRQLTAGKEILRTDNFTLIYLGAFHFHYSFYFRGNLYHGNLDFRRRKFRVIPLVASVIFMVLFLGIWMSPSNASMESASTEVTENDSEDLKAKKGDEKFLEESEKAKLTILMANEIKSASDKKKQLKVVTYKVKRNETLSEIATRYKVSMESIAGSSSINLEDTLYPGQILQIPNKQGLLYKFKAGDTVAKVASLYKVNLDEILEENKLDDLDILRPGQKVFLPGAVIPDPAPKWVVPVTSHIVTSNYGWRTFPQHKFHEALDLKANYEAVMAARNGKVVFSGWMGGYGNAIVIEHNDDFKTLYAHNSRLNVKRGDYVVGGKKIATSGCTGYCFGPHLHFEVIHKGKSVNPGKYLKGLSYKRGSKPNH
- a CDS encoding bactofilin family protein, which encodes MAIGKDNNNSVIGPGSIFEGKFYIAGSLRIDGKFEGEIKTDDALFIGETGKVRTNISAREVIVAGTLIGNIKAESEVRLEETGRLLGDIIAPALSLAKGVVAKGNITVTGGQKKDVKKIVEESFGGTRTLDNGKEE
- a CDS encoding penicillin-binding protein 1A, with the protein product MKHEPVDFFTRYFVVLFRDRIQSRLDSSDPVRKLIYLVLGLIFLNGFLFVFSIKDIWQVPKADRYEKPSLLFGINTEGKYEPIAEFYRFSRVVITDEDLPGGWEENKVIRCFVSTEDNNFRSHKGLDLRGIFRATMVNLLAGRVKEGASTITQQVARLKFLNTERSFLRKAREAWLALLLELVFDKKTLIGIYLNEIPLGHGTIGVGAAAKFYFRKDIKDLSWGEAALLASLTTRPKEFSPLVNPNTSASKVRVVFKKLVENGILDVETAEREFEAFSEYYITLNRSPNDSAFSDRLNKFPYFTEYVRKNLARYIPSQQIYEGGLKIYTTLNIQHQSQAEKALAAGLKQQTQLSNQRAFTKIDSFEDTYGSTYKLLADLHDLPEFKFKISRSYRTFNRAWQEEFRDDLAVLNLISGTEGLAEAIDWNYTTQATEDHLLPVEGALISIRPDTGYITAMVGGSGFRSDNQQIRAFQAYRQPGSAFKPLVYASAMEYYHEHPDDKKNVTAASLFDDSPLQYVLEDGDEWNPSNYSGEYSGFIRLREALELSRNSVAVRLLEHTGLNNLLPRLEKLLQVENRNLPRDFSIALGSFEVSPYELARSYAVFASGGKQVFPLSVLYVEDEQGNLIKDFRKEFESKERKRLLSPETSYVITSMMEDVIKKGTGTGARSYGLTRPAAGKTGTTNNFRDAWFAGYTPELVAVVWVGYDTGTLSLGRGMSGAVVAAPIWGRFMANALAKEKSRSFDFGDAKIVRRTICSISGKLPGSHCYQTEEEVFDKDTVPKEVCEDHRGMSEPDPTPTHTTDPGTTKKKKPNLFEGDEDVIR